The window CCGAGAGGTGCTGCGGGTCGCCCAGCTCGCGGTTGAACAGCGCCTGGATCTCCGCACGGTTGCGGTGGATGGCCGGCACCAGGATGTGGCTGGGCGTGTCGTGCGAGAGCTGCACGATCAGCTCGGCCAAGTCGGTTTCGATGGCGTGAATGCCGTGCGCGTCCAGAGCGGCGTTCAGTTCGATCTCGTCGGACGTGATGCTCTTGACCTTGATGAGTTCCGTGACCTGATGGGCCTGCGCGATCTGCGCGACCAGTTCCCGCGCCTCGGCCGCGTCGCGCGCCCAGTGCACCCGCCCGCCGCGCGCCACCACGCTCGCCTCCAGCTCCAGCAGCCGGTCGCTCAGGTTGGCCAGCGAGGCGTCCTTCGTGGCCGCCCCCAGTTGCCGCAGCTCCTCCCAGTGCGGCAGTTCCTCCACCGCCCGCAGGCGCTTCTCGCGAATAGTGTTGGTCACCTTCCGCAGGTTGGCGCGGAGCTGCGGGTTGCCCACGGCCTCGCGGGCCGCCTCAGGAAAGGGCCTGGACGGGTGGAGGCCGCTCACGCCCACACCTTCGCCTCGGTGCTCGCCAGGATCTCGGCCAGATGCACGGTTCTCGCCCCGCTCCGCAGCCGGTGCAGCCCGCCGCCGATGTGCATCAGGCAGGAATTGTCGCCGGCGGTGCAGGCTTCCGCGCCCGTCTCCAGGATGTGGCGGGCCTTGTCGGCCAGCATGGCGGTGCTCACGTCCGGGTTCTTCACGCTGAAGGTGCCGCCGAAGCCGCAGCACTCGTCGGCGTGCGGCAGTTCCAGCAGGGTCAGGCCCCGCACGTTCCTCAGCAGTTGCAGGGGTGCGTCGCCCACGTGCAGCGAGCGCATGGCGTGGCAGGTGGGATGGTACGTGACGCGGTGCGGATAGGCCGCGCCCACGTCGGTCACCCCGAGTTTCTTCACCAGGAATTCGCTCAGTTCGAAGATGCGCCCGGAAAGGGCCCGCACCTCGTCGCGCAGGGCCTCGTCGCCCTCCCAGTGGGCGGCGTCCGGGGCGAGTTCGCGCAGCATGGCGGCGCACGACCCGCTGGGCAGCACGATCACCTCGGCGTCCCGGAAGTCGTCCACGAACTTGCGCACGAGGCTCAGGGCGTCAGTGCGGTAGCCGGTGTTCAGGTGCATCTGCCCGCAGCAGGTCTGCGCGGCATTGAAGCGCACCTCATGGCCCAGCCGCTCGAGCAGGGCGACGGTCGCCTGCCCGGTCTGCGGGAACAGCGCGTCGTTCAGGCAGGTGATGAACAGATCGATTTTCAACGGGTCACCTCCGGCCCAGTCTGCCGCGCGGCGGGCCGGGATGGGGCGGGCGTGAAGGTCTGGAGTTCCCCCGACGCCCGGACGACCTCCCGGATGGACGTGCCGTTCAGGGCGTCACCTGCGCGCGCCTGAACCAGCAGATTCCCGATCAGGGTCGCCTCGACCGGCCCCGCGATCACGGGGCGGCCCGTGGCGTCGGCGGTGAGCTGGTTCAGCAGGTCGCCCTGCGAGCCGCCGCCGACCACGTGCAGGGTGTGGATGGCCGTGCCGGTCACCGCCTCCAGGCCGTCCAGCACCTCGGCGATCCGGTACGCGAGGCTGTCCAGCACGCAGCGGATGATCTCCGGCGGCGACTGCGGCACCGGCTGTCCGGTCTCGCGGCAGTACGACTGCACGCGCTGTGGCATGTCCGTGCCCGGCGCCAGAAAACGTGCGTCGTCCGGGTCGATCCGGGGGCCACCGGCGGGCAGGCCGGCGGCGTCCGCGTACAGGGCCGCGAAGTCTGCGTTCCACGCGCGGCGGCATTCCTGCACGATCCACAGGCCCATCACGTTCTTCAGCAGGCGGGTGGTGCCGCCGATCCCGGCCTCGTTCGTGAGGTTCAGGTCACGCGCCGCGTCTGTCAGTACGGGCTGCGGCGACTCCACGCCGACCAGGCTCCACGTGCCGCTGGACACGTACGCCCAGCCGCCCTCGCCCGTGGCGGGCACGGCGGCTACGGCCGACGCGGTGTCGTGCGTGGCCGGGGCGATCACGCGCGTGCCGCTCAGGCCGGTCTCGGCGGCCACCTCGGGCCGCAGTCCTCCCAGATCGGTGCCAGGCTCCACGATGCGCGGCAGCAGCGACCGGGGAATCCCGGCGGCGTTCACCAGCGACCACGCCCAATCCTGCGTTTGTGGATCGTAGAACTGCGTGGTGCTCGCGTTCGTGCGCTCGGTCACGCGCGCGCCGCACAGCCAGAAGTGCAGCAGATCCGGCACCAGCAGCAGCACGTCCGCCTGCGCCAGCCGTTCCGGGCGTTCGGCGGCCAGCTGGTACAGCGTGTTGAACGGCAGGAACTGGATACCGGTCGCGCCATAGATCACGTTGTCGCCCAGCCGCGCGCGGACGCGTTCCATCACGCCGTTCAGGCGCGGGCTGCGGTAGTGGTGCACGCCCCCCAGTAGCTCGCTGTGCCCGTCCAGCAGGCCATAATCGACCGCCCAGGAGTTCACGCCGATGCTGGCGACCTCGCCGCACTGACCGGCGAGTTTGAGGCCCTGGAGCACCTCGCGCCACAGGCCCAGGATGTCCCAGTACAGGCCGCCCGCCACGGGCACGCCGCCGTTCGGGAAGCGGTGCAGCACCTCGACCGTCAGGCGACCGCCGGCGACCGTCCCCAGTGCCACCCGCCCGCTGGACGCCCCGAGGTCGATGGCGACATGCCGGGTGGGTTCAGCGGACATACGCGGTGGGTACGCCGCCGTCCACGGTGATCACGCCGCCGGTGGTCTTCGCGGCGGCCGGGGACGCCAGCCAGTAGGTGGCCTCCGCGATGTCCTCTGGGAGCACGTTCACCTTCAGGGTCGTGCGGGCGCGGTAGAACTCCTCGAGCTTGTCCGGCGCGATGCCGTACGTGGCCGCCCGCTCGGCCCGCCACTTGCCGTCCCAGATGCTGCTCCCGGCCAGGATGCCGTCGGGCAGCACGGAATTCACGCGGATACCGGCCGCACCGCCCTCCTCCGCCAGGCAGCGCGCGAGGTGCAGTTCCGCCGCCTTCGCGGTGCTGTAGGCCGCCGCGTTCTTCCCGGCCGCCACGCTGTTCTTGCTGCCGATGAACACCAGATTCCCGCCGGTGCCCTGCGACTTCATCAGGATGAACGCCTCGCGCGCCACCAGGAAATAGCCGGTCGAGAGGATGCTCTGGTTGCGGTTCCACATCTCCAGGCTGGTCTCCTCGATGGGCGCGCTGGACGCGATCCCGGCGTTGTTCACGGCGATGTCCACGCCGCCGTAGCTCAGGATGGCGTGCCGGTACGCGGCCTGCACCTGCGCCTCCTCGGTGACGTTCATGCCGGTGCTGGTGGCCCGGCGGAAGCCGCGCGCCTTCGTCAGTTCATCTGCCACGGTCTGCCCGCCGTCCGCGTTCAGGTCGGCGATCACGATGTGCGCGCCGTCGGCCGACAGCCGCTGCGCGATGGCCCGGCCGATCCCGCTGGCCGCGCCCGTGACCAGCGCCACGTGCCCTTCCAGGGCCTTCGGCGCGGGCTTCAGGCTCAGCTTGTACAGTTCCAGCGGCCAGTACTCGATGGCGTAACTTTCCGGGGCGCTGAGGCTCACGAAGCCGCCGAGGCTGCTGGCGGACTTCATGACCTGAATGGCGCGCGTGTACAGCTGCCGGGAGACTTCCGCGCCCATGGCGTCCGGGCCACTGTTCACCATGCCCAGGCCCGGAATGAGCACCACACGCGGCGCGGGCGTGAACATCACGTCACCGTCCGTCCTGTTCTCGTCGAAGTACGCGGCGTATTCGGTCTTGAAGCGTTCCACGCCCGCCCTCGCCGCCGCGATCAGCGCGTCCTGGCCCTGCTCGGGCGTCCAGTCGAGGTACAGCGGCACCCGCTTGGTATGCACGAGGTGATCCGGGCACGCCGCGCCCACCTGCGACAGGTCGGCGGCCGCGCGCGAGTTCACGAACTCCATCACGGGCGCGCTCGTGTCCACACTCAGGATCACCGGACGGCTGTTCGGTGTGCTGGCCTTCATCGCGCCGCGCAGCACGGGCAGCACGGCGGCCAGCAGCGCGTCGGCGTTCTCCATCACACCCTGCACCTTCGCCCCGCCAAAGGGCTGCGCCTCGGCGTGCGCGTCCAGGTAGGCCTGCGCTTCCCCGATGATCCGGAGCGTCTTGTCGTAGCTCTCCTTGGACGTGTCGCCCCAGGTCACCAGGCCGTGCTTGCCCATCACGACGGCCTCCAGCCCCGGGTTGTTCCGCACCGCTGCGCCGATCTGCTGGCTCAGGGTGAAGCCGGGGCGGATGTAGTCCACCCACGCGGCCCGCTCGCCGTAGATCTCGCGCATGATCTCCGGCCCACGCGGCGTGCAGGCGATTGCGATGATCGCGTCCGGGTGCGTGTGATCCACGTGTTTGGCGGGCACGAAGGCGTGCAGCAGCGTCTCGATGCTCTGCCGGGGTCTGCCGACCTCGAAGGCCGTGCGGTCGAGATACGCGGTCATCTCCTCGTCGGTCATGCTCGGCCGGTCGAAGAGGGGCAGCACCTCGTCCAGCTTCAGGCCCGCGAAGCCCTTCTCGGTGATGCTGGCGATGTCACTGCCGGAGCCCTTGACCCACAGCACCGTCACGTCCCGGCCCAAGTGGTCCTTCTCCACGCTCTTGGTGCTGGTGTTCCCGCCGTAGATGTTCACGAGCGTCCGGTCGGCCCCCAGCAGGTTCGAGCGGTAGGTGAGCGACGCCAGTCCGTCGCCCTGCGGGGCCTCGGCATCGTTCCAGCGGTTGGCAATGGTCGTCTTGGGCTGTGTGGTCGTCATGGTGGGGGCTCCTGTGGAGTGGACGTGGGAGAAGCGGGCGGGGCGGGTCAGAGGGAGAGGGTCTTCTCCTTGACGGGGTACCCGCCGCCGCCCTGCGCGGTGCCGCGTTCGCGGGCGACTGTTGCCTGATACCCGCTGGCGCGGTGTGCGGCGATGGGATCGGCCGGCAGGCTGTGCGCCTCGCGCCACTCGGCCAGCAGCGGGCGGACGTCGGTCTTGAAGGCATCGGTCAGCGTGCGGTGCGCGGCCAGGACATCCCCGGCCTGCTGGGCGGCCTTCAGCGCCTCCCAGTCGATCAGCAGGGCCTTGGCGTACGCCTCCTGGCAGTTCAGCACCGACTGGAGCATGGCCTCGACCTTGGGTTCGATGTTGTGGCTCTGGTCGATCATGTACGCGACCTGCGCGGCGGTGGTCTGCGTGATCTGATCGTCTGCGTGTTCGGCTGCCACGAGTTCCGCGTAGATGCTGAACAACTCGAAGGGGTTGCTGGTGCCCACGATCAGGTCGTCGTCCGCGTAGCGCCGCGCGTTGAAGTGGAAACCGCCCAGCCGGCCTTCGTCGAGCAGGAAGGCCACGATCTGCTCGATGTTCACGCCCTGCGCGTGGTGCCCCAGATCCACCAGCACCTGCGCCTTCTCGCCGATGGCGACGCAGTGCGCGTACGCCGCGCCCCAGTCGAACAGGTCCGTGGCGTAGAAGGCGGGCTCGAACAGCTTGTACTCCACCAGCATCCTCGCGCCGTCCGGCAGGGCGTCATGGACGCGCCTCAATGCGGCGCGCATGGCGTGCTTGCGGCGGCGCAGGTCGTCCTGCCCGGCGTAGTTGGTGCCGTCCGCGAACCACAGGCTCAGGTCGCGGCTGCCCGTCTGGTTCATGACCTCCACGCAGTCCAGCAGGTGCTGGGTGGCCTGTTCCCGCACCGCCTCGTCGGGGTGGGTGACGCTGCCGAGTTTGTACACGTCGTCCTGAAAGACGTTGGGGTTGATCGCGCCGATGCTTATGCCACGGGACTCTGCGGAGCGCTTCAGCTCTGCGTACTCCTCGACCTCGTCCCAGGGGATGTGCAGGGCGACGCTGGGGGCGATGCCGGTCAGGCGGTGCACCTCGGCGGCGTCGTCGATCTTCTCGTACACATCCCGGGCCGCGCCGGGGGCCGCGAAGGTCTTGAAGCGCGTGCCGGAGTTGCCGTAGCCCCAGCTGGGCGTCTCGATGCGTTGCCGGCTCAGGGCGGCGTTCAGGGGATCGGTCAGGTGCGTCATGCGTCTCCTTGCAGGCGGTCGGGTTACGGGGCCACGATGAGCTGGATGTCGTCGGTGTCGAGGCCGGTGCGGACGTCGTCGCCGGGGTCGTCGTCGGTGATCAGGGTGTTCACGTCGGCGTGCGTGGCGATGGTCGCCAGGGCGCGGCGGCCGAACTTGCTGTGATCCACCAGCGCCACCACGCTGCTGCCGGAGCGGATCAGGGCCTGCTTGCTGCCCACCTCCGGCAGGTGTGGATCGGTGAAGCCCGCGCCGGGCGCGTAGCCCTTGGCGCTGAAGAACACCAGATCCGGGTGCAGCCGCGCCAGCGTGTCCAGAAAGAAGGCCCCCACGAACGAGCGTGCCGGGGCGTGGAAGTTGCCGCCGACCATCAGGAAGGGCACGCCGCCGGCCGCCAGCACGTTCGCGGCGTCGAGCGAACACGCGATGGCCTGCACCTTGCGGGTGGGCAGCAACCGGGCCAGGGCGAGGCTGGTGGTACTGGCGTCCAGCGCGACGGTGTCGCCGTCCTGGATGAGATTTAGGGCGGCGCGGGCGATCCGCTCCTTGGCCTCGACATTCTGTCCGGCGCGCAACTGCTGCGAGAGTTCCTCGCTGGTGCGGTCGAGGAGCTGGGCGCCACCGTGGGTCCGCAGCAGCTTGCCCTGTTCGCACAGCGCGTCGATGTCGCGCCGGACCGTCATTTCATGCACGCCCAGTTCGGCGGCCAGCTCCTTGATCCGCACGACCTTATGGGTCAGTGCGCGGCGCAGGATGTCCTGCTGCCTCCCCGGCAGGAGGCCCATGACTTCGTTGGACATGCCCAAATCCTAACACGATTCGAACAAAATATGACAAGGTCTTGCAATGTTCTGTGGGATGGTGTTCAATGCGGGCAGTCATTCCCTGACCTACAACACGCACCCCACGGCCACCTCGGCCGTCCCGGAGGATCATGTCCGCTCCACTGCAACGAGTCTGCTTTCAACTTCAGGTGCGCCCAGAGCGCCTGGAGGAGTACAAAGAACGCCACCGCGCCGTGTGGCCTGACATGCTGGCGGCCCTGAGCGCGACCGGCTGGCACAACTACTCCCTGTTCCTCCGCCCCGACGGCCTGCTCATCGGCTACCTCGAGACGCCCAGCCTCCAGGCGGCCCGCGACGGCATGGCGCGCACCGAAGTCAACGCGCGCTGGCAGTCGGAGATGGCCCCGTTCTTCGTGGAACTGGAAGGCACGCCGGATCAGGGCTTCCTGCAGCTGGAGGAGGTGTTTCACCTTGAGTAATCGCCCCGCGAGCAGCGAAGACAGTCCCTCTGGGCAGGTGGAAGCCACCACCGGCGCTGTCCCGGTGGTGGCTGGAACTGCAGCGGAGGGGCGCGGACAGTCCAACTCCCCCCTCCTGACCCTCACGAATGCCAGCAAGTCCTTCGGGCCGGTGCAGGCGCTGAGGGACGTGAGCATCGACCTGTATCCCGGCGAGGCGCACGCGCTGCTGGGCGAGAACGGGGCGGGGAAGAGCACCTTCGTGAAGATCCTGGCGGGCGTGCACCGCCGCGACGCGGGCACGCTGGTCATGGGCGGCGAGGAACAGCACTTCCACTCGCCGGCCGACGCGCGGGATGCCGGAATCGCGATCATCTACCAGGAACCCACGCTGTTCCCCGACCTGAGCGTGGCCGAGAATGTCCTGATGGGCCGCCAGCCGCGCGGGGCGCTGGGGCGGATCGACGTGAAGGCCATGCGGGTACGGGTGTCGGGCCTGCTGGCCGAGCTGGGCGTTCCCCTCGACCCGGCGCGGCCGGTGCGCGGCCTGAGCATCGCGGACCAGCAGCTCGTCGAGATCGCCAAGGCCCTGTCGCTGGACGCGCGCGTGCTGATCATGGATGAGCCGACGGCGGCCCTGACCTTGCAGGAAACCGAGCGGCTGTTTCGGGTGGTGCGCTCGCTGCGGGCACGCGGCGCGGCGGTGCTGTTCATCACGCACCGCCTGGAGGAGGTCTTCGCGGAGTGCCAGCGCGTGACCGTCATGCGCGACGGCACCTGGGTCAGCAGTGGCCCCATCACGGACTACGACACGGACGTCGTGGTGCGGCAGATGGTGGGCCGTGACCTGGGCGACCTGTACCCGCGTGGCGAGGCGCGCGTGGGCGACGTGGCCCTGAGCGTGCGCGGCCTGAGCCAGCCGGGCGTGTTCCACGACATCAGCTTCGAGGTGCGCCGGGGCGAGATCGTCGGCCTGGCCGGGCTGGTCGGTGCGGGCCGCAGCGAGGTCGCCCGCGCGATCTTCGGCGTCGATTCCCGCGTGGGGGGAGAGGTAAAGGTGGGCGGCCACGTCCTGCCGGCCGGCAATCCGCGCGCCGTGATGGACGCCGGGCTGGGCCTGGTGCCCGAGGACCGCCGCGCCCAGGGCCTGGTGATGGACATGAGCATCGAGCGCAACGCGAACCTCGCCATCCTGAACCGCCTCACGGGCGGCCTGCTGATGAACCGGGGGGCCGAGGCCAGGAACGCGCAGCAATGGACATCGAAACTCCAGCTCAAGGCGCACCGCCTGAGCGATCCGGCCAGCAGCCTCTCGGGCGGGAACCAGCAGAAGGTCGTGCTGGCCAAGTGGCTGGCCACCAATCCCAGCGTGCTGATCGTGGATGAGCCCACGCGCGGCATCGACGTGGGCGCGAAGGCCGAGGTGCATCGCACGCTGGCAGAACTCGCGGCCGGGGGACTGGCCGTCCTGATGATCTCCAGCGATCTGCCGGAGGTGCTCGGCATGGCCGACCGGATTCTGGTCATGCGGGAGGGCACCCTGGTCGGAGAACTCAGCCGCGCGCAGGGCAGCGAGGAGGCCGTGATGTACCTCGCCACCGGGCAGCGGCCCTCCAGCCTGGGCGGCGCGGCGTGATGACGCGCAGCGATCCCGCGCCCGTCGCGCCGACCACGCCCGGCCTGCTCACGCGCCTGCTGCGCGCCCGCGAGGCCGGCCTGGTCGGGCTGCTGCTGCTGGTCACGCTGGGCACGGCGGCCATCAACCCGCTGTTCCTGGGGGCGGGCAGCGTCCGCGACCTGTTCCTGAACGTGGCGATCATCGCGCTGCTGGTCGTCGGGGAAACCATCGTGCTGCTGATGAAGCACGTCGACCTGAGCATCAGCAGTGTGGTGGGCCTCAGCGCCTTCCTGAGCGGGTCGCTGTTCATCGCGCATCCCGGAATGCCGATTCCGGTGGCGCTGCTGTTCGGCCTGCTGCTCGGCGCGGTGATGGGCTCTGTGAACGGCCTGCTCGTCGCCTATGGCAGGGTTCCGGCGCTGGTCGCCACGCTGGGCACGCTGTACGTGTTCCGGGGCATCACGTACGCGGTGGTGCACGGTGGCCAGATCTACGCGTCCAAACTGCCCGCCGGTTTTCTGACCTTTGGCACCGGCAGCACCCTCGGCGTTCCCAACCTCGTGCTGCTGGTGGTCCTGATCATGATCGGCTTCGGGTTCTACCTGGGGTCATGGCGCGGCGGGCGCGAGTACTACGCGCTGGGCTCGAATGCCGAGGCCGCCGTGCTGGCGGGCATCAGCGTTACGCGGCGCACCATGACCGGTTTCGTGCTCAGCGGAGCCATCGCCGGGCTTGCCGGCGTGCTGTACCTCGCGCGCTTCGGCACGGTGGACGCCACCGCTGGCACGGGGCTGGAACTTCAGGTCATCGCGGCGGCCGTCGTGGGCGGCGTCAGCATCGGCGGCGGCGTGGGCACGCTGTTTGGCGCGGGCATCGGCGCGCTGCTGCTGGGCGTGATGGGCAGCGCCCTGGTCACCCTGCGTGCCCCCGGCTTCTACCAGCAGGCCATCCAGGGCGCGCTGCTGCTCGGCGCGATCAGCGTGGACATGCTGGTGGCGAAACGCACGGCGAAGCATCTCCAGGCCGCGCCCGATCACACCGGGAGGACGAAATGAAAGCCCTGATGAGTGGCCTGCGGAACCTGCCCGGCTGGGAGACCACGCTGGTCGTCCTGGTGGTCGTGGCCCTGCTCGGCGGCGGCCTGCTCTCAGGGGACTTCCTGACCGGCCAGAACCTCTCCTTCCTGACCGCCAACTTCAGCGAGACCCTGCTGATGGCCCTGACCATGACCCTGCTGGTGATCGTCGCCGAGATCGACCTGTCGGTCGCGTCGATCCTGGGCCTGTGCTCGGCCGTGCTGGGCGTGCTGTTCGCGGC of the Deinococcus sp. KSM4-11 genome contains:
- a CDS encoding sugar ABC transporter ATP-binding protein codes for the protein MSNRPASSEDSPSGQVEATTGAVPVVAGTAAEGRGQSNSPLLTLTNASKSFGPVQALRDVSIDLYPGEAHALLGENGAGKSTFVKILAGVHRRDAGTLVMGGEEQHFHSPADARDAGIAIIYQEPTLFPDLSVAENVLMGRQPRGALGRIDVKAMRVRVSGLLAELGVPLDPARPVRGLSIADQQLVEIAKALSLDARVLIMDEPTAALTLQETERLFRVVRSLRARGAAVLFITHRLEEVFAECQRVTVMRDGTWVSSGPITDYDTDVVVRQMVGRDLGDLYPRGEARVGDVALSVRGLSQPGVFHDISFEVRRGEIVGLAGLVGAGRSEVARAIFGVDSRVGGEVKVGGHVLPAGNPRAVMDAGLGLVPEDRRAQGLVMDMSIERNANLAILNRLTGGLLMNRGAEARNAQQWTSKLQLKAHRLSDPASSLSGGNQQKVVLAKWLATNPSVLIVDEPTRGIDVGAKAEVHRTLAELAAGGLAVLMISSDLPEVLGMADRILVMREGTLVGELSRAQGSEEAVMYLATGQRPSSLGGAA
- a CDS encoding (Fe-S)-binding protein is translated as MKIDLFITCLNDALFPQTGQATVALLERLGHEVRFNAAQTCCGQMHLNTGYRTDALSLVRKFVDDFRDAEVIVLPSGSCAAMLRELAPDAAHWEGDEALRDEVRALSGRIFELSEFLVKKLGVTDVGAAYPHRVTYHPTCHAMRSLHVGDAPLQLLRNVRGLTLLELPHADECCGFGGTFSVKNPDVSTAMLADKARHILETGAEACTAGDNSCLMHIGGGLHRLRSGARTVHLAEILASTEAKVWA
- a CDS encoding bifunctional aldolase/short-chain dehydrogenase, encoding MTTTQPKTTIANRWNDAEAPQGDGLASLTYRSNLLGADRTLVNIYGGNTSTKSVEKDHLGRDVTVLWVKGSGSDIASITEKGFAGLKLDEVLPLFDRPSMTDEEMTAYLDRTAFEVGRPRQSIETLLHAFVPAKHVDHTHPDAIIAIACTPRGPEIMREIYGERAAWVDYIRPGFTLSQQIGAAVRNNPGLEAVVMGKHGLVTWGDTSKESYDKTLRIIGEAQAYLDAHAEAQPFGGAKVQGVMENADALLAAVLPVLRGAMKASTPNSRPVILSVDTSAPVMEFVNSRAAADLSQVGAACPDHLVHTKRVPLYLDWTPEQGQDALIAAARAGVERFKTEYAAYFDENRTDGDVMFTPAPRVVLIPGLGMVNSGPDAMGAEVSRQLYTRAIQVMKSASSLGGFVSLSAPESYAIEYWPLELYKLSLKPAPKALEGHVALVTGAASGIGRAIAQRLSADGAHIVIADLNADGGQTVADELTKARGFRRATSTGMNVTEEAQVQAAYRHAILSYGGVDIAVNNAGIASSAPIEETSLEMWNRNQSILSTGYFLVAREAFILMKSQGTGGNLVFIGSKNSVAAGKNAAAYSTAKAAELHLARCLAEEGGAAGIRVNSVLPDGILAGSSIWDGKWRAERAATYGIAPDKLEEFYRARTTLKVNVLPEDIAEATYWLASPAAAKTTGGVITVDGGVPTAYVR
- a CDS encoding DeoR/GlpR family DNA-binding transcription regulator, which codes for MSNEVMGLLPGRQQDILRRALTHKVVRIKELAAELGVHEMTVRRDIDALCEQGKLLRTHGGAQLLDRTSEELSQQLRAGQNVEAKERIARAALNLIQDGDTVALDASTTSLALARLLPTRKVQAIACSLDAANVLAAGGVPFLMVGGNFHAPARSFVGAFFLDTLARLHPDLVFFSAKGYAPGAGFTDPHLPEVGSKQALIRSGSSVVALVDHSKFGRRALATIATHADVNTLITDDDPGDDVRTGLDTDDIQLIVAP
- a CDS encoding rhamnulokinase family protein, with the protein product MSAEPTRHVAIDLGASSGRVALGTVAGGRLTVEVLHRFPNGGVPVAGGLYWDILGLWREVLQGLKLAGQCGEVASIGVNSWAVDYGLLDGHSELLGGVHHYRSPRLNGVMERVRARLGDNVIYGATGIQFLPFNTLYQLAAERPERLAQADVLLLVPDLLHFWLCGARVTERTNASTTQFYDPQTQDWAWSLVNAAGIPRSLLPRIVEPGTDLGGLRPEVAAETGLSGTRVIAPATHDTASAVAAVPATGEGGWAYVSSGTWSLVGVESPQPVLTDAARDLNLTNEAGIGGTTRLLKNVMGLWIVQECRRAWNADFAALYADAAGLPAGGPRIDPDDARFLAPGTDMPQRVQSYCRETGQPVPQSPPEIIRCVLDSLAYRIAEVLDGLEAVTGTAIHTLHVVGGGSQGDLLNQLTADATGRPVIAGPVEATLIGNLLVQARAGDALNGTSIREVVRASGELQTFTPAPSRPAARQTGPEVTR
- a CDS encoding L-rhamnose mutarotase; the encoded protein is MSAPLQRVCFQLQVRPERLEEYKERHRAVWPDMLAALSATGWHNYSLFLRPDGLLIGYLETPSLQAARDGMARTEVNARWQSEMAPFFVELEGTPDQGFLQLEEVFHLE
- a CDS encoding ABC transporter permease, encoding MTRSDPAPVAPTTPGLLTRLLRAREAGLVGLLLLVTLGTAAINPLFLGAGSVRDLFLNVAIIALLVVGETIVLLMKHVDLSISSVVGLSAFLSGSLFIAHPGMPIPVALLFGLLLGAVMGSVNGLLVAYGRVPALVATLGTLYVFRGITYAVVHGGQIYASKLPAGFLTFGTGSTLGVPNLVLLVVLIMIGFGFYLGSWRGGREYYALGSNAEAAVLAGISVTRRTMTGFVLSGAIAGLAGVLYLARFGTVDATAGTGLELQVIAAAVVGGVSIGGGVGTLFGAGIGALLLGVMGSALVTLRAPGFYQQAIQGALLLGAISVDMLVAKRTAKHLQAAPDHTGRTK
- the rhaI gene encoding L-rhamnose isomerase, producing MTHLTDPLNAALSRQRIETPSWGYGNSGTRFKTFAAPGAARDVYEKIDDAAEVHRLTGIAPSVALHIPWDEVEEYAELKRSAESRGISIGAINPNVFQDDVYKLGSVTHPDEAVREQATQHLLDCVEVMNQTGSRDLSLWFADGTNYAGQDDLRRRKHAMRAALRRVHDALPDGARMLVEYKLFEPAFYATDLFDWGAAYAHCVAIGEKAQVLVDLGHHAQGVNIEQIVAFLLDEGRLGGFHFNARRYADDDLIVGTSNPFELFSIYAELVAAEHADDQITQTTAAQVAYMIDQSHNIEPKVEAMLQSVLNCQEAYAKALLIDWEALKAAQQAGDVLAAHRTLTDAFKTDVRPLLAEWREAHSLPADPIAAHRASGYQATVARERGTAQGGGGYPVKEKTLSL